In Geopsychrobacter electrodiphilus DSM 16401, a single window of DNA contains:
- a CDS encoding TRAP transporter small permease subunit → MFKLDGAIDNLNEKVGFYASYLVIPLITVVVWEVIMRYGFDAPTSWAFELTVFLYGLHYCFAMAYAHKHNTHVAIDVFEARLSERSRTILRIITNGLMFLPTIGLLTFYMCVMAASSWHQLEHASSSWAPAIYPIKTLMAIGFVLFFLQGLAKLIQDVRLLKKTN, encoded by the coding sequence ATGTTTAAGCTTGATGGCGCGATCGACAATCTCAACGAGAAAGTGGGTTTTTATGCCTCATATCTCGTTATACCACTGATTACCGTGGTGGTCTGGGAGGTCATTATGCGTTATGGATTTGACGCGCCGACATCTTGGGCCTTTGAACTGACCGTTTTCCTCTACGGTCTTCACTACTGTTTTGCCATGGCCTACGCGCACAAACACAACACCCATGTCGCTATTGACGTTTTTGAAGCGCGACTGTCCGAAAGATCGCGGACCATTCTGCGCATCATCACCAACGGACTGATGTTTTTACCAACGATCGGCCTGCTGACTTTCTACATGTGCGTGATGGCCGCTTCCTCCTGGCACCAGTTGGAACACGCTTCAAGTTCCTGGGCGCCTGCAATTTACCCCATCAAAACGCTCATGGCGATTGGCTTTGTTCTCTTCTTCCTGCAAGGGCTCGCCAAACTGATTCAAGATGTTCGTTTACTTAAAAAGACCAATTAA
- a CDS encoding universal stress protein: MLPEIKNILYATDLSSGSTHVFRYALSLARRYQAQVSILHVVEPLTTFGQSLVELHISHQVSENLHAEIRTQLLDKLKERLRSFCEQEACATEENLVADILVLEGRPAATIIEQARVIQADIIVMGTHQHSAVGEALLGTTAHKVLHSSALPTLLIRIPK, from the coding sequence ATGCTTCCGGAAATTAAAAACATTCTTTACGCTACCGACCTCAGTTCCGGATCAACCCATGTGTTTCGCTATGCTCTAAGCCTGGCCAGGCGCTACCAGGCCCAGGTCAGCATTCTGCATGTGGTTGAGCCCTTGACAACTTTCGGCCAGAGTCTGGTCGAACTACATATCTCTCATCAAGTTTCAGAAAACTTGCATGCGGAGATCCGCACTCAACTGCTGGATAAGTTAAAGGAGCGACTCCGTAGCTTCTGCGAACAAGAAGCTTGTGCCACCGAGGAAAATCTGGTGGCCGACATCCTGGTACTAGAGGGGCGGCCCGCCGCAACCATCATCGAACAGGCCAGGGTTATCCAAGCTGACATAATCGTTATGGGGACCCATCAGCACTCTGCGGTCGGAGAAGCCCTGCTTGGTACAACTGCGCACAAGGTGCTTCACAGCTCTGCTCTGCCGACCTTGCTGATCCGTATTCCAAAGTAG
- a CDS encoding TRAP transporter large permease, with the protein MSVEVLTILMFVTLMASIAMGHPLAITLAAVATLFGLIDNGFSIQALMGLFANNAWGIFLNYTLVAIPLFIFMAQILDRSKVSEGLFDALYQVLGGLRGGLGMAVIVVSTVFAATTGIVGASVVAMGLMAGPALLRRGYDRSLSAGIICSSGTLGILIPPSIMLVVYGGLTGQKETSVGNLFAAAILPGLLLSAMYLLYVGVRCYMNPKLGPPIPLEDRTATVSEKISMTMKNFVPPFGLILTVMGTILAGIATPTEAAALGCIGALVLALVTGRLNWTVITQACVSTSRTTAMIMALFLGGKFFSVVFLSMGGGDVVANTLLGMDVSPYVVFTIMMAVVFFMGMFIDWAAILLVVVPIFTPIAMELNFNPLWFAMMVCINLQTSFLTPPFGYSLFYFKGVAPPEYSMSDIYRGIIPFVMIQVFALAILMIFPQIITYLPSVFFGS; encoded by the coding sequence ATGAGCGTCGAAGTACTCACTATCCTAATGTTCGTAACCCTGATGGCCTCAATCGCCATGGGGCATCCCTTAGCGATAACTCTGGCCGCAGTTGCAACCCTCTTCGGCCTGATCGATAACGGTTTCAGTATCCAGGCGTTGATGGGGCTGTTTGCCAATAATGCCTGGGGCATTTTCCTTAATTATACGCTGGTCGCCATACCGCTGTTTATTTTCATGGCTCAGATTCTCGATCGATCCAAGGTCTCGGAGGGGCTGTTCGACGCCCTGTACCAGGTCCTGGGTGGACTGCGCGGCGGTTTGGGAATGGCGGTTATCGTAGTTTCGACAGTTTTTGCTGCCACCACCGGCATTGTCGGCGCTTCGGTAGTTGCCATGGGTCTGATGGCTGGCCCGGCCCTGCTGCGCCGCGGTTACGACCGCTCACTTTCAGCCGGAATCATCTGTTCCTCGGGGACACTGGGGATCTTGATCCCGCCATCAATCATGCTGGTTGTCTATGGCGGCCTGACGGGTCAAAAAGAGACCTCGGTCGGCAACCTGTTTGCTGCGGCTATTCTTCCCGGCCTGCTGCTCTCCGCAATGTACCTGCTTTACGTCGGTGTGCGCTGCTACATGAACCCGAAGCTCGGCCCGCCGATTCCATTGGAAGATCGAACCGCCACCGTTTCAGAAAAAATTTCCATGACCATGAAGAACTTTGTCCCGCCGTTCGGCCTGATCCTGACGGTCATGGGCACTATTTTAGCCGGGATCGCCACCCCGACTGAAGCCGCTGCTCTGGGCTGCATTGGCGCTCTGGTTCTGGCTCTGGTCACCGGTCGGCTCAATTGGACGGTCATTACCCAGGCCTGCGTCTCGACCTCCCGCACCACAGCCATGATCATGGCCCTCTTTTTGGGTGGAAAATTCTTTTCCGTAGTCTTTCTGAGCATGGGCGGTGGCGACGTTGTCGCCAACACCTTGCTGGGGATGGATGTCAGCCCCTATGTGGTTTTTACGATCATGATGGCGGTGGTTTTCTTCATGGGAATGTTTATCGACTGGGCCGCCATTTTATTGGTTGTCGTGCCGATTTTCACACCGATCGCCATGGAGCTGAATTTCAATCCGCTCTGGTTTGCGATGATGGTCTGTATCAATCTGCAGACATCTTTTCTGACCCCCCCCTTCGGCTATTCCCTGTTCTATTTCAAAGGGGTGGCCCCACCTGAATACAGCATGAGTGATATCTACCGAGGGATCATCCCCTTCGTTATGATTCAGGTATTCGCCTTGGCAATCCTGATGATCTTCCCGCAGATCATCACCTACTTACCGAGCGTATTCTTCGGTAGCTAA